The following are encoded in a window of Flavobacteriales bacterium genomic DNA:
- a CDS encoding SprB repeat-containing protein, with protein sequence MDHALLSPPPRKIPFLLIACAAAGLFAESAFAQPLNITLVRSNYNGYGVSCFGGTNGSIEAIVTGGTAPYTYLWSNQDTTAAISGLAAGYYRVTVSDADSTSRYAEITLSQPMALIVGLTPYTWPNGYNVSCHQCYKGSIQTSVQYGVPPYTYLWQDAITTQHRTAIGAGNYQLVVTDHNGCQNQPGALFLSEPADNNWDKGGNAGTDPEVDYLGTSDPTDFVLKSNGTELVRLLAGGGIKLGLPSGILGLDDDGELRAFLTKPWCWPAGDTTVAPWYTCGNVIDNPNGIYFIGTVNNAPLPLRTNNQQRMVITSEGRVGIGTNPPAGAVDGYRLFVEDGIATRDVLVKLGEWPDHVFGEYYHLMPIKDLRAFLKRHRHLPGIPSAVEVEAKGGVEVGDLQRRMLEVIEQQALYILQLEEKYQGLEQRIITLEASK encoded by the coding sequence ATCGATCATGCGCTTTTATCCCCCCCCCCCCGCAAGATCCCTTTCCTGCTTATCGCCTGCGCGGCCGCAGGTCTTTTTGCTGAAAGCGCCTTCGCCCAACCGCTCAACATCACGCTCGTCCGCAGCAACTACAACGGCTATGGCGTCAGTTGCTTCGGGGGCACAAATGGTAGCATAGAGGCCATCGTCACCGGGGGAACAGCACCCTACACCTATTTGTGGTCCAACCAGGACACCACAGCCGCCATCAGCGGCCTGGCAGCGGGTTACTACCGCGTAACGGTGTCGGATGCGGACAGCACATCGCGCTATGCGGAGATCACCCTCTCGCAGCCCATGGCCCTCATTGTGGGCTTGACGCCCTACACCTGGCCCAACGGCTACAACGTCAGCTGCCACCAGTGCTACAAAGGCAGCATCCAGACCAGCGTGCAGTATGGCGTGCCACCCTACACCTACCTGTGGCAGGATGCCATCACCACGCAGCACCGCACGGCCATCGGTGCAGGCAACTACCAATTGGTGGTCACAGACCACAATGGCTGCCAGAACCAACCCGGGGCGCTGTTCCTTTCGGAACCCGCCGACAACAACTGGGACAAGGGTGGCAATGCGGGCACGGACCCGGAGGTGGATTACCTGGGCACGTCGGATCCCACGGACTTTGTGCTGAAGAGCAACGGAACGGAGCTCGTCCGCCTGCTTGCAGGAGGGGGTATCAAGCTGGGCCTGCCGTCCGGGATCCTCGGTCTGGACGATGACGGCGAGCTGCGCGCTTTCCTCACCAAGCCTTGGTGCTGGCCGGCCGGGGACACGACGGTGGCCCCTTGGTACACCTGCGGGAATGTCATCGACAACCCGAATGGCATCTACTTCATCGGCACGGTGAACAATGCTCCACTGCCCTTGCGCACCAACAACCAGCAACGCATGGTCATCACCAGCGAGGGGCGCGTGGGGATCGGCACCAACCCACCGGCTGGCGCGGTGGATGGCTACCGGCTCTTTGTGGAGGATGGTATCGCCACGCGCGATGTGCTGGTGAAACTGGGTGAATGGCCGGACCATGTGTTCGGGGAGTACTACCACTTGATGCCGATAAAGGATCTCAGGGCGTTCTTGAAGCGGCACCGGCATTTGCCGGGCATACCGTCGGCTGTCGAAGTGGAGGCCAAGGGAGGCGTGGAGGTTGGCGACTTGCAGCGCCGCATGCTGGAGGTCATCGAGCAGCAGGCGCTGTACATCCTGCAATTGGAAGAGAAGTACCAAGGATTGGAGCAGCGGATCATCACCCTTGAAGCGTCCAAATGA
- a CDS encoding transposase: MDCTDAQWEAVKDLLSPIQERTETRGRKPLDAREVFNGVLWICRTGARWQDLPPRYPPYQSCHRYFQRWCQQGVWDKVLWALAQDLKRRGKIDITECFIDGTFSSAKKGGSISARLSEVKAPRSWSSQTLLVFLSPYGPSEPAPTK; the protein is encoded by the coding sequence ATGGACTGCACGGACGCCCAGTGGGAAGCGGTCAAGGACCTGCTCTCACCTATTCAAGAGAGGACCGAGACGCGTGGCAGGAAGCCACTGGATGCTCGGGAGGTGTTCAATGGGGTATTATGGATCTGCCGGACAGGAGCCAGATGGCAGGATCTTCCACCGCGCTACCCTCCTTACCAGTCGTGCCATCGGTACTTCCAGCGCTGGTGTCAGCAGGGCGTATGGGACAAGGTGCTGTGGGCCTTGGCGCAGGACCTCAAACGAAGAGGGAAGATCGACATCACAGAATGCTTCATCGATGGCACCTTCTCCAGTGCCAAAAAAGGGGGCTCCATATCGGCCCGACTAAGCGAGGTAAAGGCACCAAGATCATGGTCGTCACAGACGCTGCTGGTCTTCCTATCGCCGTACGGACCTTCGGAGCCAGCACCCACGAAGTGA
- a CDS encoding IS5 family transposase: MVVTDAAGLPIAVRTFGASTHEVKLVTQTLAARFMEELPQVLIGDKAYDSDQLDRKLKRRKVRMIAPNRAGRSKSQDGRELRRYKRRWKVERCFAWLNNFRRTVVRYEYHSINFLGFVQLACAMILMRKLF; this comes from the coding sequence ATGGTCGTCACAGACGCTGCTGGTCTTCCTATCGCCGTACGGACCTTCGGAGCCAGCACCCACGAAGTGAAGCTCGTGACCCAAACGCTGGCCGCGCGTTTCATGGAAGAATTGCCCCAAGTGCTCATCGGCGACAAGGCCTACGATAGCGATCAGCTCGATCGCAAGCTCAAGCGCAGGAAGGTCCGCATGATCGCACCGAACCGCGCAGGGCGTTCAAAATCCCAAGATGGAAGGGAGCTTCGCAGATACAAGCGGAGATGGAAGGTGGAGCGATGCTTCGCCTGGCTCAACAACTTCAGGCGTACTGTGGTCCGCTACGAGTATCACAGCATCAACTTCCTGGGCTTCGTCCAGCTCGCTTGTGCCATGATCCTCATGCGCAAACTATTTTGA